The Hemicordylus capensis ecotype Gifberg chromosome 6, rHemCap1.1.pri, whole genome shotgun sequence genome window below encodes:
- the LOC128331186 gene encoding vomeronasal type-2 receptor 26-like: MVDFIISPVDNETRKAMAEFSENHQLLTCHEHLSSDVFYREALTESELGIYTMLKLHQHILTYLFIIEEINKNPKLLPNISLGFHVFDDYFNNQITYQNTINLLSSGDRRIPNYRCERQDHLLAIIGGLTSETSIAMATVLGSYKIPQISYGSFAPELSDKFQYPFLYRTVPNHHLQLSGIVQLLLHFQWNWIGIISFENEAEDYFLQSITALFTHHDICTDFILRLPYMTFGEKHDELIFTQTMHYEQLIKSSATVVVISGDCYAYLFYPFIPSGKVWISTAQWDFTAAYVSEKFHGAFSFSVHSKEVPAFTEFLKNMELGSTESDCIIQRFWQSIFTCWTPICIYAISNSKCTGNEKLEDVSEHFELSMSAQSYSIYNAIHVVAHALHDMLSSSSNDRVKENGDKLNRWNQQPWELHPYLSNVRFNNSATDEVFFDKNGESATGYDIINWSILRNKTFTKMQVGRMDPQAPAGKKFKIDENLIQWGTQFKQKIPTSTCNEHCSPGYSKVVLEKTPICCYDCLSCTEGTISKQTDAKTCEQCPVNVYPNKQKTQCIPKVITFLSYEEPLATILVFFAVLFSLMTLLILGIFIKYSNTPIVKANNQELTYVLLITLMLCFLCSFLFVGRPGKISCLLQQTAFGIVFTMAVSCVLAKTIIVLLAFMATKPGSKIRGWGGRRLSVSIVLSCSLIQAGISAVWLRTSPPFPELDMHSQLGYIIMQCNEGSLPMFYSSLVFMGLLAVASFVVAFHARNLPDIFNEAKFISFSMMIFCSVWVSFVPTYQSTKGKYMVAVEIFSILLSMAGLLTLIFFTKCYIIVVRPDLNTRKELRKKTISSE; encoded by the exons GCAGAATTTAGTGAGAACCATCAGCTGTTAACATGTCATGAACATCTTTCATCAGATGTTTTCTACAGAGAAGCCCTGACAGAATCTGAGCTGGGAATTTA CACCATGCTTAAACTCCATCAACATATCCTGACTTACTTGTTCATCATTGAAGAGATTAACAAGAATCCCAAGCTCTTACCCAATATCAGCCTTGGCTTCCATGTGTTTGATGATTACTTTAATAACCAGATCACATACCAAAATACCATTAATCTACTCTCCAGTGGGGACAGAAGAATCCCTAATTATAGATGTGAGAGGCAGGACCACCTCCTAGCCATCATTGGGGGACTCacctctgaaacctccattgccATGGCAACTGTCTTGGGCAGCTACAAGATTCCACAG ATCAGCTATGGTTCCTTTGCTCCTGAATTGAGTGACAAATTTCAATACCCCTTTTTATATCGGACGGTTCCTAACCACCACCTTCAGTTATCAGGGATAGTGCAATTACTTCTGCATTTTCAGTGGAATTGGATTGGGATTATTTCTTTTGAGAATGAAGCTGAAGATTATTTTCTTCAGAGTATTACAGCCTTGTTCACCCACCATGACATTTGTACTGATTTCATACTAAGATTACCATATATGACTTTTGGTGAGAAACATGATGAGCTCATATTCACACAAACTATGCACTATGAACAATTGATCAAGAGCAGTGCAACTGTTGTTGTTATCTCTGGTGATTGTTATGCCTACTTATTCTATCCATTTATTCCAAGTGGGAAAGTGTGGATCTCAACGGCCCAGTGGGATTTCACGGCAGCATATGTATCAGAGAAGTTCCATGGTGCTTTCTCCTTCTCGGTTCATTCTAAAGAGGTGCCAGCATTCACGGAATTTCTCAAAAACATGGAGCTTGGGTCGACTGAAAGTGATTGCATTATTCAGAGGTTTTGGCAAAGTATATTCACCTGCTGGACACCAATATGTATTTACGCTATATCCAATTCCAAatgtacaggaaatgaaaagctAGAAGATGTGTCTGAACATTTTGAATTGAGCATGAGCGCCCAGAGCTACAGTATCTATAATGCTATTCATGTTGTGGCTCATGCTTTACATGATATGCTTTCATCAAGCTCCAATGATAGAGTAAAGGAGAATGGAGACAAACTGAATAGATGGAATCAGCAGCCTTGGGAG CTTCACCCATACTTAAGCAATGTCCGGTTTAACAATAGTGCCACAGATGAGGTGTTTTTTGACAAGAATGGGGAATCTGCAACAGGATATGACATTATCAATTGGAGCATTTTACGaaataaaacatttacaaaaatgcAAGTGGGAAGAATGGATCCCCAGGCACCTGCTGGCAAAAAGTTTAAGATTGATGAGAACCTAATTCAGTGGGGGACTCAATTTAAGCAG AAAATCCCAACTTCTACATGTAATGAGCACTGCTCTCCAGGATACAGTAAGGTTGTTCTAGAGAAGACACCAATTTGCTGTTATGATTGTTTGTCATGTACAGAGGGGACCATTTCCAAGCAGACAG ATGCCAAGACATGTGAACAGTGTCCAGTCAATGTATACCCTAACAAACAGAAGACTCAATGCATCCCTAAGGTTATAACCTTTCTATCCTATGAAGAACCTCTGGCAACTATTTTGGTTTTCTTTGCCGTTCTGTTTTCCTTGATGACTCTTTTGATTCTGGGGATTTTCATTAAGTATAGCAATACACCcatagtcaaagccaacaaccaggaATTGACCTATGTTCTTCTCATCACCCTCATGCTCTGTTTTCTCTGCTCATTCCTATTCGTCGGAAGGCCTGGGAAGATATCCTGTCTTCTTCAACAAACAGCTTTTGGCATCGTCTTTACAATGGCTGTTTCATGTGTGCTGGCAAAGACCATCATTGTACTTCTGGCTTTCATGGCTACAAAACCAGGAAGCAAAATAAGAGGATGGGGAGGAAGGAGATTATCAGTATCCATTGTCCTTTCCTGTTCTCTTATTCAAGCTGGGATCTCTGCAGTTTGGCTCAGAACCTCTCCCCCATTCCCAGAACTTGACATGCACTCACAGCTTGGATACATCATTATGCAATGTAATGAAGGCTCACTCCCCATGTTTTACAGTAGTCTGGTTTTCATGGGTCTTTTGGCTGTGGCCAGTTTTGTTGTGGCTTTTCATGCAAGGAATCTGCCAGACATTTTTAACGAGGCCAAGTTTATCTCCTTCAGCATGATGATATTTTGCAGTGTGTGGGTATCATTTGTTCCAACCTACCAAAGCACCAAAGgcaaatacatggtggctgtggagatcttctccatcttgcTCTCTATGGCAGGACTACTCACTCTAATATTTTTTACTAAGTGCTATATTATTGTTGTAAGGCCTGATCTGAACACCAGGAAGGAGTTAAGGAAGAAAACAATCTCCAGTGAATGA